A section of the Carya illinoinensis cultivar Pawnee chromosome 12, C.illinoinensisPawnee_v1, whole genome shotgun sequence genome encodes:
- the LOC122290454 gene encoding homeobox-leucine zipper protein ATHB-7-like, which translates to MRRFNEEQTKSLEIMFEAESRPEAQVKQQLADELGLRPRQVAIWFQNRRARLKTRQIEREYCILKASYDNLASSFESRKRENHQLLIQLQKLKSLLGKQHGNEKGSCSAGESEKGDPIFEAKDKPSMSILPEGDDQKTNMLPGAGDTNCRHAQCSEEETGILKTAQPIDHGSQTSSDDWCNCFPDDSSGNSEWWELWT; encoded by the exons ATGCGAAGGTTCAATGAAGAACAAACCAAGTCGCTGGAAATTATGTTCGAAGCAGAGTCGAGACCAGAGGCTCAAGTAAAACAGCAGCTGGCTGACGAGCTTGGACTGCGGCCTCGCCAGGTTGCTATATGGTTCCAGAATCGGAGAGCTAGATTGAAAACTAGGCAGATTGAGCGAGAATACTGCATATTAAAAGCAAGTTATGACAATCTGGCTTCCAGTTTTGAGTCTCGAAAAAGAGAGAATCATCAACTCCTGATTCAG TTGCAGAAACTGAAAAGCCTTTTGGGTAAGCAGCATGGGAACGAAAAAGGAAGTTGCAGTGCTGGCGAATCAGAGAAAGGAGATCCTATATTTGAAGCAAAAGATAAACCCAGCATGAGCATTCTACCGGAAGGTGACGACCAGAAAACAAACATGCTTCCTGGGGCTGGGGATACTAACTGCAGGCATGCTCAGTGCTCTGAGGAAGAAACTGGGATTCTAAAGACAGCACAACCAATAGATCATGGTTCCCAAACATCATCAGATGATTGGTGCAATTGTTTTCCAGATGATTCAAGTGGGAATTCAGAGTGGTGGGAGTTATGGACTTGA
- the LOC122290455 gene encoding mediator of RNA polymerase II transcription subunit 10b-like: MDSSQSAATAGTAGGGNGTMTSQASAMVATTVVDDPKKNLNQVTNSIQKVLGLLHQLYLTVSSFNASSQLPLLQCLNSLVLELDNMVKLAEKCNIQVPMELLNLIDDGKNPDEFTRDVINSCITKNQITKGKTDAFKGLRRHLLEELEQAFPDEVESYREIRAASAAELKRLAQAQTTLPNGDVKVKSDL, from the exons ATGGATTCATCACAGAGTGCAGCAACAGCAGGGACTGCTGGTGGAGGTAATGGGACGATGACCTCTCAGGCCAGTGCCATGGTGGCAACAACTGTTGTAGACGATCCAAAGAAGAACTTGAACCAGGTCACCAACTCTATCCAGAAAGTTTTGGGCCTCCTTCACCAGCTCTACCTAACTGTATCTTCCTTCAATGCTTCCTctcagcttcctcttcttcaatgCCT CAATTCTCTTGTTTTGGAGCTTGACAACATGGTTAAATTAGCTGAGAAGTGCAACATTCAGGTTCCTATGGAGCTTCTTAA TTTGATTGATGATGGAAAAAATCCAGATGAGTTCACAAGGGATGTCATAAACAGCTGTATTACCAAAAATCAGATCACCAAAGGCAAAACTGATGCCTTCAAG ggTTTACGCAGACATCTTTTGGAAGAACTTGAGCAAGCATTTCCTGATGAAGTTGAATCTTACAGAGAAATACGTGCAGCCTCTGCTGCT GAATTGAAACGCCTTGCACAAGCACAAACCACTTTGCCAAATGGAGATGTGAAGGTTAAGTCCGACCTTTAG